The following proteins are encoded in a genomic region of Micromonospora olivasterospora:
- a CDS encoding mannose-1-phosphate guanylyltransferase — protein sequence MLYAVIPAGGSGTRLWPLSRAGHPKFLHPLTGTPASLLQATVDRLAPLTTPDRTLVVTGAAHVAAVARQLAGLPEENILVEPSPRDSCAAIALAAAVIALREPRAVMGSFAADHLIRDAGAWVATVREAVRGAEQGRLMTVGITPTRAETGYGYLHTGDPVGDGSLRPVLEFKEKPAAEVAEGYLRSGHHLWNASMFVWRVDVFLAELARQQPALHAGVTAIAAAWGGREQDEVLGAVWPTLPKISVDYAVMEGAAAAGRVATVPGDFGWNDVGDFHTLGEVLPADPDGNVVLGADAKPGVLLRDAGNLVVVPQSGRLVAALGVRDLIVVDTADAVLVCPRDRAQDVKALVDELKSRGEEGYV from the coding sequence ATGCTCTACGCCGTCATTCCGGCGGGTGGCAGCGGCACGAGGTTGTGGCCGCTGTCCCGCGCGGGCCATCCCAAGTTCCTCCACCCGCTCACCGGCACCCCGGCGTCGCTGCTCCAGGCGACCGTGGACCGGCTGGCGCCGCTGACCACACCGGACCGCACCCTGGTGGTCACCGGAGCCGCGCACGTCGCGGCGGTGGCACGGCAACTGGCCGGCCTGCCGGAGGAGAACATCCTGGTCGAGCCCTCGCCCCGGGACTCCTGCGCCGCCATCGCGCTCGCGGCGGCGGTGATCGCGCTGCGCGAGCCGCGGGCGGTGATGGGTTCCTTCGCGGCCGACCACCTCATCCGCGACGCCGGCGCCTGGGTGGCGACGGTCCGCGAGGCGGTGCGCGGCGCCGAGCAGGGGCGGCTCATGACGGTGGGCATCACCCCCACGCGGGCGGAGACCGGCTACGGCTACCTGCACACGGGCGACCCGGTCGGGGACGGGTCGCTGCGCCCGGTGCTGGAGTTCAAGGAGAAGCCGGCCGCGGAGGTGGCCGAGGGGTACCTGCGCTCCGGGCACCACCTCTGGAACGCCAGCATGTTCGTCTGGCGGGTCGACGTGTTCCTGGCCGAGCTGGCCCGGCAGCAGCCGGCCCTGCACGCGGGGGTGACCGCGATCGCCGCCGCCTGGGGCGGCCGCGAGCAGGACGAGGTCCTCGGCGCGGTCTGGCCGACCCTGCCGAAGATCTCCGTCGACTACGCGGTGATGGAGGGCGCCGCCGCCGCCGGCCGGGTCGCGACGGTGCCGGGCGACTTCGGCTGGAACGACGTCGGCGACTTCCACACCCTCGGCGAGGTGCTTCCGGCCGACCCGGACGGGAACGTGGTCCTCGGCGCCGACGCCAAGCCGGGCGTGCTGCTGCGGGACGCCGGCAACCTGGTGGTGGTGCCGCAGTCCGGTCGGCTGGTCGCCGCGCTCGGCGTGCGCGACCTGATCGTGGTGGACACCGCCGACGCGGTCCTGGTCTGCCCGCGCGACCGGGCCCAGGACGTGAAGGCCCTGGTCGACGAGCTGAAGAGCCGCGGCGAGGAGGGTTACGTCTGA
- a CDS encoding TIGR03089 family protein — translation MADNIARAFADAIAPDPARPLLTWYDDATGERTELSGATLANWVAKTANLLVDEVAAGPGESAGVLLPPHWQTAAVLLGCWSAGLAVADRPGPVEVLFAAADRAGEAGAWPAGERYALALAPFALPLREVPDGFADYVVEVRRHGDYFSPYAQGGPQDAELLARAAARAAELGIAPGDRLLLDAATHPDPVDWLLAPLTAGATIVLCGHLDRSRLDSRATSEKVTRPLP, via the coding sequence ATGGCCGACAACATTGCCCGGGCGTTCGCCGACGCGATCGCGCCCGATCCCGCCCGCCCCCTGCTGACCTGGTACGACGACGCCACGGGCGAGCGCACCGAGCTCTCCGGCGCGACGCTGGCCAACTGGGTGGCCAAGACCGCGAACCTGCTCGTGGACGAGGTGGCCGCCGGCCCCGGCGAGTCGGCCGGGGTGCTGCTGCCACCGCACTGGCAGACCGCCGCGGTACTGCTGGGCTGCTGGTCGGCGGGGCTGGCCGTGGCCGACCGGCCGGGCCCGGTGGAGGTGCTGTTCGCCGCCGCCGACCGGGCCGGCGAGGCGGGCGCGTGGCCGGCCGGCGAGCGGTACGCGCTGGCGCTCGCCCCGTTCGCCCTTCCGCTGCGCGAGGTGCCGGACGGCTTCGCCGACTACGTGGTCGAGGTGCGCCGGCACGGTGACTACTTCAGCCCGTACGCCCAGGGTGGGCCGCAGGACGCGGAGCTGTTGGCCCGCGCCGCCGCCCGCGCGGCGGAGTTGGGGATCGCCCCCGGCGACCGCCTGCTGCTCGACGCGGCGACGCACCCCGACCCGGTCGACTGGCTGCTCGCGCCCCTGACGGCAGGCGCGACGATCGTGCTCTGCGGCCACCTCGACCGCTCCCGCCTGGACTCCCGGGCGACCTCGGAAAAGGTCACCCGCCCCCTGCCCTGA
- a CDS encoding ArsR/SmtB family transcription factor has product MLKIHFSADDLLRTRVAPGADPLWELVLSVHLLGLPSHDPLTSGWRRGVTRELRQQVDRDQLRLLFALNPNRGYFPDFLTPQQSAQGPEAGLDAIRSTPVPRLRRDLSLLAAEHPLPGCAAGLARGESEVLRHLTESMEHYRTLALTPYWPRIQAAVEADRTRRARALLDGGVEGLLTSLRPHARWEAGVLEVHGYPDSRELHLDGRGLLLVPSFFCASTPVALLDPALPQVLVYPVDRLGGLVPPGDGGRAAPPAREALAALLGRTRAAVLEVADGGCTTGEVARRLGISPAAASQHTTVLRNAGLLVSQRERNRVLHTLTPLGRAVLDAA; this is encoded by the coding sequence ATGCTGAAGATTCACTTTTCCGCCGACGACCTCCTCCGCACCCGGGTGGCCCCGGGGGCCGATCCGCTCTGGGAACTCGTCCTCAGCGTCCACCTGCTCGGCCTGCCCAGCCACGACCCGCTGACCTCCGGCTGGCGCCGGGGGGTCACCCGGGAACTGCGCCAGCAGGTGGACCGGGACCAGCTCCGGCTGCTCTTCGCGCTGAACCCGAACCGGGGATACTTTCCCGACTTTCTCACCCCGCAGCAGAGCGCGCAGGGCCCGGAGGCCGGCCTGGACGCGATCCGGAGCACGCCGGTGCCGCGGCTGCGCCGCGATCTGAGCCTGCTGGCCGCGGAGCACCCGCTGCCCGGCTGCGCGGCCGGGCTGGCCCGGGGGGAGAGCGAGGTGCTGCGGCACCTGACCGAGTCGATGGAGCACTACCGGACGCTGGCGCTGACGCCGTACTGGCCGCGCATCCAGGCGGCCGTCGAGGCGGACCGGACGCGCCGGGCCCGGGCGCTGCTGGACGGGGGCGTCGAGGGGCTGCTGACCAGCCTCCGCCCGCACGCCCGCTGGGAGGCGGGGGTGCTGGAGGTCCACGGCTACCCGGACAGCCGGGAGCTGCACCTGGACGGGCGGGGACTGCTGCTCGTGCCGTCCTTCTTCTGCGCGAGCACGCCGGTGGCGCTGCTCGACCCGGCCCTGCCGCAGGTGCTGGTCTATCCGGTGGACCGGCTGGGCGGCCTCGTCCCGCCGGGCGACGGCGGCCGGGCGGCACCGCCCGCCCGGGAGGCGTTGGCCGCACTGCTCGGCCGGACCCGGGCCGCCGTCCTGGAGGTCGCCGACGGGGGCTGCACCACGGGTGAGGTCGCCCGCCGCCTGGGCATCTCGCCTGCCGCGGCCAGCCAGCACACCACCGTGCTGCGCAACGCCGGCCTGCTGGTCAGCCAGCGGGAACGCAACCGCGTGCTGCACACGCTCACGCCGCTGGGCCGCGCCGTCCTCGACGCCGCCTGA
- a CDS encoding DUF4185 domain-containing protein has protein sequence MTLRLVEFVVAGNEASDLLPVRSPALLAAHRARRGFWTVLDEGPVEQCLVLLLEREDGEWTAHHVDADAGAENGRTEDGEALAHHDGWVYVFGSHFGSKRGPLRPRRAFVARFREEDAAGGRLPVRVVRNRFRLHRAINDALAGAALSTLPPGERVRQRFIVETLARGAAREKGWVSRLAEGDLPVNVEAAAFTPYGTVLLGLRFPVTAAGEPIPVELTGVPEMFTECGWPCAVGAYALTGVTPPGALTGFRAVAPLATGGYAAVVGSIDAPGKGSVLLDEHPQGGEVTSRHVRFWPEKASGHLVPAELVADLAPFHHVEGLAEADGRCWYVTDEDHRVALWLG, from the coding sequence GTGACGCTGCGACTGGTCGAGTTCGTCGTCGCCGGCAACGAGGCCAGCGACCTGCTGCCCGTACGCTCGCCGGCCCTGCTCGCCGCCCACCGGGCCCGGCGCGGCTTCTGGACCGTGCTGGACGAGGGGCCGGTCGAGCAGTGCCTGGTACTCCTGCTGGAACGCGAGGATGGCGAGTGGACCGCCCACCACGTCGACGCCGACGCCGGCGCGGAGAACGGCCGCACCGAGGACGGCGAGGCGCTGGCCCACCACGACGGCTGGGTGTACGTCTTCGGCTCCCACTTCGGGTCGAAGCGCGGCCCGCTGCGTCCGCGCCGGGCGTTCGTGGCCCGGTTCCGCGAGGAGGACGCCGCCGGGGGACGGCTGCCGGTGCGGGTGGTACGCAACCGGTTCCGGCTGCACCGGGCGATCAACGACGCGCTGGCCGGGGCCGCCCTGAGCACGCTGCCCCCGGGGGAGCGGGTCCGGCAGCGGTTCATCGTCGAGACGCTGGCCCGGGGCGCCGCCCGGGAAAAGGGCTGGGTGAGCCGGCTGGCCGAGGGGGACCTGCCGGTCAACGTCGAGGCGGCCGCGTTCACCCCGTACGGCACGGTGCTGCTCGGTCTCCGGTTCCCGGTGACCGCCGCGGGGGAGCCGATCCCGGTGGAGCTGACCGGGGTGCCGGAGATGTTCACCGAGTGCGGCTGGCCGTGTGCCGTCGGGGCGTACGCCCTGACCGGGGTGACCCCGCCGGGCGCCCTCACCGGCTTCCGGGCGGTGGCGCCCCTGGCGACCGGCGGGTACGCGGCGGTCGTCGGCTCGATCGACGCGCCGGGCAAGGGCTCGGTGCTGCTCGACGAGCACCCGCAGGGCGGCGAGGTGACGTCGCGGCACGTCCGGTTCTGGCCGGAGAAGGCGTCGGGGCACCTGGTGCCGGCCGAGCTGGTGGCCGACCTGGCGCCGTTCCACCACGTGGAGGGCCTGGCCGAGGCGGACGGCCGCTGCTGGTACGTCACGGACGAGGACCATCGGGTGGCGCTCTGGCTCGGCTGA
- a CDS encoding IS110 family transposase — protein MRGLPEEIPDADSEKVWERVCAVDVAKESGMVCTRLPAAGGRRVSRVWQVTATTNAVSDLAADLVAAGVEKVTVESTSDYWRIWFYLFEAAGLDVQLVNARDVKNVPGRPKTDKLDAVWLAKLTEKGLLRPSFVPAAPVRVLRDYTRMRVDLVRDRTRYWSRLEKLLEDALIKVSSVASTLRTVSTRDMVEALIAGQRDPATLASLAHGALRRKRNALIEALTGRFDDHHGELARILLDQIDRLDTEIAKLTTRIGQILDDIDPPSQPGGGDGDTPAPDARRRLAEIPGISTESAQLIIAEIGLDMTRFPTAAHLVSWAKLCPRTIQSGTSLTAGKTGKGNPYLKGALGMAAATVARGKGTFLSERYRRLVTRRGRGKAKVAVARSILVIIWHLLNDPTARYHDLGADFHERRINTTRKINSLVRQLEALGHTVTLQPTT, from the coding sequence ATGCGCGGGTTACCCGAAGAGATCCCGGACGCTGACAGCGAGAAGGTCTGGGAGCGGGTGTGTGCGGTCGATGTGGCCAAGGAGTCGGGGATGGTGTGTACCCGGCTACCCGCCGCGGGTGGGCGGCGGGTGAGCCGGGTGTGGCAGGTGACGGCGACCACGAACGCGGTCAGTGACCTTGCCGCCGATCTGGTGGCGGCGGGGGTGGAGAAGGTCACCGTGGAAAGCACGTCGGACTACTGGCGGATCTGGTTCTACCTGTTCGAGGCAGCCGGGTTGGACGTGCAGTTGGTCAACGCCCGTGACGTCAAGAACGTGCCCGGGCGGCCGAAGACCGACAAGCTGGACGCGGTGTGGTTGGCCAAGCTCACCGAGAAGGGCCTGTTGCGGCCCTCGTTCGTGCCTGCGGCTCCGGTGCGGGTGTTGCGTGACTACACCCGGATGCGGGTGGATCTGGTCCGGGACCGGACCCGCTACTGGTCGAGGTTGGAGAAACTGCTTGAAGACGCCCTGATCAAGGTGTCGTCGGTGGCCTCCACCCTGCGGACGGTGTCGACGCGGGACATGGTTGAGGCGTTGATCGCCGGTCAACGTGATCCGGCGACCCTCGCCTCGCTGGCCCACGGAGCGCTGCGCCGCAAACGCAACGCCCTCATCGAGGCACTCACCGGCCGCTTCGACGACCATCACGGCGAGTTGGCCCGGATCCTGCTCGACCAGATCGACCGCCTCGACACCGAGATCGCGAAACTCACCACACGGATCGGGCAGATACTCGACGACATCGACCCACCGTCCCAGCCGGGCGGCGGCGACGGCGACACCCCGGCGCCAGACGCCCGGCGGCGCCTGGCCGAGATCCCGGGCATCAGCACCGAGTCCGCGCAACTGATCATCGCCGAGATCGGTCTGGACATGACACGGTTCCCCACCGCGGCGCACCTGGTGTCCTGGGCGAAGCTGTGTCCGCGCACCATCCAGTCCGGTACCAGCCTCACCGCGGGCAAGACAGGCAAAGGCAATCCGTACCTCAAAGGCGCCCTCGGTATGGCCGCAGCCACCGTCGCCCGCGGCAAGGGAACGTTCCTGTCCGAACGCTACCGGCGTCTGGTCACACGTCGAGGCAGAGGCAAGGCCAAGGTCGCCGTCGCCCGCTCCATCCTCGTGATCATCTGGCACCTGCTCAACGACCCAACCGCCCGTTACCACGATCTCGGCGCCGACTTCCACGAACGCCGTATCAACACCACCCGGAAGATCAACAGCCTGGTCCGGCAACTCGAAGCCCTCGGCCACACCGTCACCCTGCAACCGACAACCTGA
- a CDS encoding glycosyltransferase family 4 protein, producing MTAGRPPRVLIDATSVPADRGGVGRYVDGLLGALGKVCGQGVDLAVVSLRTDQERYARMLPNAEVIAAPAAVAHRPARLAWEQTGLPMLAQQVGAQVLHAPFYTCPLRAGCPVTVTVHDATFFTEPEHYDKSRRTFFRSAIKTSLRRADRVIVPSKATRDELIRLLDADPTRIDVAYHGVDHAAFHAPSEEEKARVRARLGLGDSSYVAFLGAKEPRKNVPNLIRGWARAVADRDDPPALVVAGGQGHDDEIDRAVAEVPSHLRLLRPGYLRYADLPGFLGGALVAAYPSYGEGFGLPILEAMACAAPVLTTPRLSLPEVGGDAVAYTSEDPAQIAADLAALLDDEHRRRSLAKAGFDRAKEFTWASSAEVHIAAWSRARA from the coding sequence GTGACCGCCGGTCGCCCGCCCCGCGTGCTCATCGACGCCACGAGTGTCCCCGCCGACCGAGGCGGTGTCGGTCGCTACGTCGACGGACTGCTCGGTGCCCTCGGGAAGGTGTGCGGCCAGGGGGTGGACCTGGCTGTGGTGAGCCTCCGCACAGATCAGGAGCGGTACGCCCGCATGCTGCCGAACGCCGAGGTGATCGCCGCGCCGGCCGCCGTGGCCCACCGACCCGCCCGGCTCGCCTGGGAGCAGACCGGCCTGCCGATGCTGGCCCAGCAGGTCGGCGCGCAGGTGTTGCACGCGCCCTTCTACACCTGCCCCCTGCGGGCCGGCTGCCCGGTCACCGTGACGGTGCACGACGCGACGTTCTTCACCGAGCCGGAGCACTACGACAAGTCCCGCCGGACGTTCTTCCGCAGCGCGATCAAGACGTCGCTGCGCCGGGCCGACCGGGTGATCGTGCCGAGCAAGGCCACCCGCGACGAGTTGATCCGGCTGCTCGACGCCGACCCGACCCGCATCGACGTCGCGTACCACGGGGTCGACCACGCCGCCTTCCACGCGCCGAGCGAGGAGGAGAAGGCCCGGGTCCGGGCCCGGTTGGGGCTGGGCGACAGCAGCTATGTCGCCTTCCTCGGGGCCAAGGAGCCGCGCAAGAACGTACCCAACCTGATCCGCGGCTGGGCCCGGGCCGTGGCCGACCGGGACGACCCGCCCGCGCTGGTCGTGGCGGGCGGCCAGGGCCACGACGACGAGATCGACCGCGCGGTCGCCGAGGTCCCCTCCCACCTGCGGCTGCTGCGCCCCGGCTACCTCCGCTACGCCGACCTGCCCGGGTTCCTCGGCGGTGCGCTGGTCGCCGCCTATCCCTCGTACGGCGAGGGCTTCGGCCTGCCGATCCTGGAGGCGATGGCCTGCGCCGCCCCGGTGCTCACCACCCCGCGGCTGTCGCTGCCCGAGGTCGGCGGCGACGCGGTGGCCTACACCAGCGAGGATCCGGCCCAGATCGCCGCCGACCTGGCGGCGCTGCTCGACGACGAGCACCGCCGGCGGTCGCTGGCGAAGGCGGGCTTCGATCGGGCCAAGGAGTTCACCTGGGCGTCCAGCGCCGAGGTGCACATCGCGGCGTGGAGCCGGGCCCGAGCCTGA
- a CDS encoding NUDIX hydrolase produces MGGVSDDLPAYAALHADAVAVLEGWTPTGAAAGRARDRTLKLLAEGPAALGREHRAGHLTASALVLDAAGARLLLCLHGKFRRWVQLGGHCEPGDRTLAGAALREAGEESGIAGLVVDPVPIDVDVHPVACGGGSLHYDVRFAIVAPAGATERVSDESEALGWFPPDRLPEPLAHGTAQLVAPALAALRRRAG; encoded by the coding sequence GTGGGCGGCGTGTCAGATGACCTCCCCGCGTACGCGGCGCTGCACGCCGACGCGGTCGCCGTACTCGAAGGATGGACGCCGACCGGCGCGGCGGCCGGCCGGGCCCGGGACCGCACCCTGAAGCTGCTGGCCGAGGGGCCGGCGGCGCTGGGCCGGGAGCACCGGGCCGGCCACCTCACCGCGAGCGCGCTGGTGCTCGACGCGGCAGGCGCTCGGCTGCTGCTCTGCCTGCACGGCAAGTTCCGCAGGTGGGTGCAGCTCGGCGGGCACTGCGAGCCCGGCGACCGGACCCTGGCCGGCGCCGCGCTGCGCGAGGCGGGCGAGGAGTCGGGCATCGCCGGCCTGGTCGTCGACCCCGTCCCGATCGACGTGGACGTCCACCCGGTCGCCTGCGGGGGCGGTTCCCTGCACTACGACGTCCGGTTCGCCATCGTCGCCCCGGCCGGGGCGACGGAGCGGGTCAGCGACGAGTCCGAGGCGCTCGGCTGGTTCCCGCCGGACCGGCTGCCCGAGCCGCTCGCGCACGGGACGGCCCAACTCGTCGCCCCGGCCCTGGCCGCCCTGCGCCGTCGCGCCGGCTGA